The Dermacentor silvarum isolate Dsil-2018 chromosome 7, BIME_Dsil_1.4, whole genome shotgun sequence genomic sequence agaatgagaacataccgtatgttctcattctacaaggttttatttttttttaaacttaaccaaatttaaaaaaaaaacatcgcatgtggcagatagctctTGGGCAGgcgcaatggtccagtcatatgACATGCTTCAAACAtttacgttattaagctgcttcctgtgtcacatagagagagagagagagagagagagagaaaccttctttaatgagatgctggagatgatagcctggctattcgcctgacatgctattccaggtacttaataacgtaatggtttgaagtagtgatgttACTAGGCCAGgacgcttgtcatgtaattgtcattttcattgagtatgctgttaccagtaagctgaaccaaccgctgagtaggtagagcttaccactgaggcgaggatgacagaagaaagtgaatgcgccattgcggcctcagtaatgacagaacaagatgttggccttcagaataacacacggatgcaatttcctatcgtttgcgcctttaaataaataaattctaagtgtggccTGTATGTGCGGCTTATGTATTTTTGAGTCCTCATTAACTGCTAGTTTGGACcgaatttttttatgctgcttcacttggttcttgacaaatctatctgtcctaatttaaaccacaagagtgattaatacgtagaattttgctcacattgacttccatactttgcaacagctaggataataaattcaaattcaatgtTGCCTCTGACTTATGTTTTCTCTTTGTTCTGGAGTTCATgtaacaagaagaaaaaaacaaaggacgccgatcaaaaagtgttaataagaattggacgtacggaagccttgttcacaacacgaactgctcggaacgacggcattctgcgtatgcaggcgggatattgccatcgttgcgatacagcgttttttttttctgcagttttctgtagtctggatCGCAAGAGATTCTagaaactcccttcaaatccCGTTTCCTTAGCAATGCTAGAAGCCCTGTCTCGTCGCTGGCATATTCAGCTTGtcacgtgctccgcaagtgcaatggaaacgacattgtttcttcacttctgatttaCTTCTAATTCATACATTTTGCATagatttcttgcttcaagcgctttcaaaatgactgctttcgctgatgtaaagatagtcgcgattcgcacaggctgttctgtatagaacgcttggaacatatcttctgcatcttcacatctgcctgttcatgctgcaactagtgggccgaaacgtgggacattgacttcatagggtttcaggacaattgcgatggccttgctcactcaagggacataggcgagggtcgtgcgagctcgagggcgcgcgtGGCCGGCAATGTGGCAGGACTCAACAATATTTAATGGAACGAATGAAAATTTctggttatgctcactcggacgtaatctgtgcaagtcattgtcagaattctggtcgccaggattaaagcGAAAACCTTACAGCaatcccggcaaatttgctctaaagCAGGAcactcagggcagtggcgtatcaggtgggggtgggtgaccgggcttccgccccccccccctttccaaattttgtcttttttttttctttttttacggccggcaccctgctcccttttgtgcctggcacgtcgcctattaacaaaggcgcgtatccttcgaacgtgcggctattatgggcattcgcgtctcagcgcttctccgacgcctgggagcttaaaagaacgaagcaccacagtcaggacgatcgcggtgctttagctcccccacccctgAAAAGAATATCCGGGCTACgtacgcgcctggctcaaattacgtcgcgaacattctgagtgcggttaccccggaagtgtttcattcgttgagtAGAACAtagttcaagttgaccagtgacctcgcttggccgcgtgtccttgagtcgacgctgccattcaacatgtccccaagaggaggccttgtcacgtgttctgaaagCCTATGACGCGGGGCGCATATATGCCTGCACGTcgcatcatgaactggtacatgtgaaggtgaaagacacggtgtagaattgtttttcggtgcaaactgctactacgtttaaataaaaaaaaaagattcaacgtcaaaaaagggcttgcagcatgtgtatgatttgaaaacaaaaaatgtcgcttgcgacgtagttgcggaggacgtggcagcctccaaccatggcactgccgttcttggacaaggctgtcgttatcgccaacaatccggatttcacggtagtatctcggggccttgctaccgaggctacagataaggccgaatcgcagcgatggcattattgcatctgcatacgaagttacctaggtcggatttctaacattaactgtttgcaaacaaggctgtggtataaatgagtgggaactcttatcagtcatatgcaattaaatctttttatagcgaagtttaagttgccaaaattacgtcattatattcattactgccgttcactgcaatatatgcgcaatgtcgcgcacaaatttcaacttgtatagaagaggacggcttttcggccagcagaaccactacatggccacgtgctcgctgaacttctaataaaacagcaaaagaaagtTTGGCGTCCTTAACACAtcacttcttagcatctgacacgattgcctttacgatagctgccttctgtttcaatgtgatgatctttcgttaccgcttttagttgggtcgtctTTAGCATGGCGAAACCGGCaaaacggcgacgcggttgaataggttgcacgctgcgacaccaacaatgttcgtcgtgtgcgagcagcacgtggtacacacagggaggcgtggcctctcaaattgcaccggcgcaatctccgaggcaaCGCCTATAACTGCACTAGCTAGCCTGCGcagtgccgcagtgagaggaattgcgatgacgatctagagtctgcttatgcatataactacgcgtagtggtgacaaggaccagtgttcaacggtggattcaacgcaaatacgtaaacgttttaaacatcggcaacgaatgtgtgctctaccctgcggaaagcagaagcgagcctgcaagggtcgatcattttttcggagaaaactgaagtttggtgtatctattggcaggataattttacttcgttgaaacgaggttataaaaacattgaTATCTTCGGGGATTTCAGCGGgaacgtcattttgttgtatacagtaatttgttatatcccgtttcgttataacgaagtttcactgtaacatatttgttaatcttttgtctgaccttctaattgcaggtgccaaatctgaggtcaagcatcattggaacacgctgaattttctgcgggtgcatcagcctgtggaaatgtctaagccagttccctgaatcgtgaagtgaccAAAATAATAGACAGCCACAATTCAAAACcctaggaggtgcattagaaacattttgcttatagtggcatgttactgatttattaaaaattctttgaaacctttgactACTTTAGcacttcatttgtgtgaacaatcattCTTTATGTTAAGCcaacgtggctttgacacgtgtttatcacttttgtggctttgccaatatttcagtgttgctatggtgggttgtaagaaatgggccatagggattggtactgtcggtaaagccaaccttttttcaatattgcaaagaatacgaacatcctcattgatttctctatgtagcagataacagggagacactcaattcgtttataattaatgctataatggaagggtgctttgtgtatctaaattcttgagcgcgccaaacatccatgcaaggaaaacttctgtaatagtgttggaggagtctttgatattattccatctgcaaatctagatcagcgttgacaaggtaagtaaaatgatattgggtcttcccgtACCATACTGGGCAATGTATGCcaagatcactgaagctaagcaacatttcgttggatagttgacatcggaaggagacagaccatctggattgtaatatgacgtaatttcagcttctagagactatttaaaatgtgctagtgcttcccctagctcaATAGATAGGTGTTGAACTAAactttagagaggtcaagtccgttgtactttatatagtatgtatgtattgacagtcaccatgtttattgtttattggtttcttcactttttttttccacaacgTGAAGACTTGGAAAttttatggaatacattctgtgttgaaataacctacgtcgtgttcagatttcacgtcctctgcactttagactaagtatatttacactcactgtcttttgtaaatactgtaaaacaatttagcgcttaattagctaaatacaaacggctagaaaaggtcatgccttagttgGCCAGTAGGTGTTTAAACCATTTAAAAACCTTTTCAAGACATCCTCAATACGTCCAGCAGAACGtattgtagccgttttcaaaacgttcccagGATGTCTTGCACGACGTCTTCTACCCGTCTTTAAGACGTCTgcaagacgtcttgtaaaacgtctgatatcccagatatggcggtgcattagacggtcttagagacggctacaagacgttttaagacgcccgacaaaatcttggtaagatgtcctGAAGAAGTATTTGCTATCGCCGAAACGTCTTCAGGACGTCTTgcaaacgtttaaaatggttttcaagacgtcctgcttatcttgtcaagacgtcttgaagacggcttctagaccaatgtgtgttcagtgggttaTGTGCCACCCAGACTCAACCTGGCTCGAGGCCATCCCAGCCGTCATCCTCGGTCTTCGCGCCACCTTCAAACTGGACATCCACGTTACACCAGCGGAGCTCGTCTACGGGGAACCACTCCGTCTCCCAGGTGAATTTCTCGCTGCACTGCCTTCCAGCACTACGACGTCAGTTCCCACCGACTTCGTCGCCCGGCTCCGACGCACCATCGCCGCCTTACACCCGTCACCTGCAGCCCACAACTGCAAGCCTACACCTTTCGTGTTCAAGGAGCTAGCATCGTGCACGCACACTTTCCTCCGCGACGACACCGTCCGCAGGCCTTTCCAGCCACCCTACAGCGGACCCTACCTGGTCATCCATCGGGACGACAAAAACTTCTCTCTGCGCCTGAACGGGAACGACGTCCGCGTCTCGATTGACCGGCTAAATCCCGCATACATCGCTGCGAACGAACCGGGCAGCGCCACTCCATCCACAGGCATCTATCCGCAGCCGCCGTCGTCGCAACCCGCTCCGGTCCCGACACGCTCTGGACGTCTGGTACGCCTCCCAGATTTCTACAGACCCTGAGGGCTGTACactccgcgggggggggggggggggggggggggttgatgtggcgacacactgcgcacaaaccggcgcagcctccgcctcgccACTTGCTAGCCCGGTGTGACACGCCTGCATGCTGCACCACGCCTCCGATaagggacagcgccaccgcagcgtcaccgGAGGCTTACGCGAAAGattcttccttccttcgataACCGTTCGAGCGCAGCGGCGGTATGCTCGCCCCGCCGCTGCTACTCCGCTAATGAACAGTCGTTATGTTTCATGTTGggatgcgtccttccatcgacacggCATGCCACAAGCGTATTActctcctgttaccaccgatgtttagacgcaccgggacggtgcttctgccgctgGGGATCAttatacatgcatattgcgtgtttcttgtggacgatgcgcgcgggtgccccgacgaagaagacgaactcctttttgctctcgagctgtcggctgagcTGGCCAGCGGTGCAgttgtcttttgtaaatatacattgtaaatagtctccagtgcttaatccttcgttcgcctAACAATATTATTTGTGCTAAAGATGTTTAAGAACTTCTATAATGCACTAAAATCATCTCCAAACAATGTTAAATTTCTCGTATAAATTGGGCTAATATGACGTACCTCTTTTAGAATATGGTGCAGTTGTACGGAATGCGCACAAGCTAGCAATGTTAACAAGCTGGAACCCATCCACAAGAAAGCCATTTGCCTTGTTACAGACAGTTTGACCATGACTTTCCCCATTAAGTCACATTTTTCTTGAATTGTCAATGTCTTAAATTTGCACTATCTGGGTTTGAAAACCCATATTGTTTGTTATGCTTCAGTAGCTTTGAAAGGTTAAGTGAAAGCTATGTTTAGACcaatacaaaaaagaaataaacggtgaggctatgtttgtcagcttttatttgtttcttttgcaCAAAATATTCATAATTGCATTGCAAGGCCAACTAGCTTGAAAGTGGGTGCTCATTAAACATGCCATGCTGCgaagaaagatttaaaaaaaattatggtgccATTTGACTGAGAACTTGTGCTACCAAAATGAGAAAGACAAAAAGGAGTTTTATGTCTAAAGCTATATTTCTCAACCTAATTAAAATGAATTCAGATTGTAAATTGATTGCCTCATAACTATCGTATACAAGCAAGTCTTCATTGCAGACCTTACTGCACATATTTGCTGTTGTGACATAAGCTACCACAATTGGTCCATTCAATTCACCCGCACCCCTATGAACCAATTCACGCAGTGGGGCACAAGAATTAAGTTATAAAAGTTGTGCAGCTCAA encodes the following:
- the LOC119459361 gene encoding uncharacterized protein LOC119459361 produces the protein MCHPDSTWLEAIPAVILGLRATFKLDIHVTPAELVYGEPLRLPGEFLAALPSSTTTSVPTDFVARLRRTIAALHPSPAAHNCKPTPFVFKELASCTHTFLRDDTVRRPFQPPYSGPYLVIHRDDKNFSLRLNGNDVRVSIDRLNPAYIAANEPGSATPSTGIYPQPPSSQPAPVPTRSGRLVRLPDFYRP